In Caldisericia bacterium, the genomic stretch AAATAATCAAATAATTTTTTATGAGGAGGAAAGAGTAATGAAGATAGTTATCAACACAGAGGAGGGAGAGTGGGTTCCTCATTCAACAGCAAGAGGTGTTCTTGTTAAACCCCTTATAACAAAAAAGGAGTTTGGAGAAGATAGTCCATCAATCCTTCTTGTAAAAATTCCAAAAGGTGCCATTGTTCCAGAACATATACACGAGGAAAGCGAGGATATTCTTTACATTCTATCAGGACATGCAAAGATGTTTGTTGAAGAAATAGGAGAGTTTGAAATTGAAAAAGGAATGCTAATACGAGTTCCCAGAGGTATGAAACACTCAATTTATGATGTTACAGAGGATCTTTTAGTCTATGATGTATTCTCTCCCGGTACAATTTAATTTTTAAAATGACTTTAAATATCATTATGCAACTACTTGACAAGTTGCTCAAATTAGATAAAATTTTACATAGACCTGTTTCCTTAAATTTCGGAGGTGAAAAGGTTGGTAAAGATTAAGTTAAGAAGAATGGGAAAGAAGAAAGAGCCCACATTTAGAGTAGTTGTAATTGATGAAAGAAAGGCACCCAAAAGTTCTTATATTGAAAGTTTGGGCTTTTACAATCCACGCTCCGAACCACCAATTATTAAAGTTGACATGGAGCGCTTGGAGCACTGGTTGAGTATGGG encodes the following:
- a CDS encoding cupin domain-containing protein, translated to MKIVINTEEGEWVPHSTARGVLVKPLITKKEFGEDSPSILLVKIPKGAIVPEHIHEESEDILYILSGHAKMFVEEIGEFEIEKGMLIRVPRGMKHSIYDVTEDLLVYDVFSPGTI
- the rpsP gene encoding 30S ribosomal protein S16, whose protein sequence is MVKIKLRRMGKKKEPTFRVVVIDERKAPKSSYIESLGFYNPRSEPPIIKVDMERLEHWLSMGAQPTESVKNIIKKLKAKSKEVEA